The Candidatus Brocadiia bacterium genome has a segment encoding these proteins:
- a CDS encoding radical SAM protein produces the protein MSRKFLLCYFETTRRCNLDCPHCMTRADRPQTEPELTTEEAKRLVLDEVKKACPNGAVAFSGGEFLLRKDALELLSYNAKLGLYSFVNTNGKFLNRDLLKAIKKATNNKVTLGLSLDSIDDGIHRQTRSDKPSETLELIKLCDREKVGYFFLVTVTKANLSGLAETMDFLKSRRIPIIRSPFVPRGAGKSVNHLAFDRNDMAKIIHPALKDNYLGYVSFTPFFAAPEFMVKTWRELDIPIANLGCQAGRGFIGISAEGSVAPCVHLLDSAIDCGNVRRKPLSELLRTDPILSSLQDGSRLKGKCGRCRYKHTCGGCRALAYYGTGDYLAEDPTCFFEPQDESTVSEYEETYNQNVSKFLDFVIYHKPWNQIFRPLSVWSRLKILSKIIAGK, from the coding sequence ATGAGCCGCAAGTTTTTACTGTGTTACTTCGAGACCACCCGCCGGTGCAATCTTGATTGTCCCCATTGCATGACCCGGGCCGACCGGCCGCAAACCGAGCCGGAGCTGACCACCGAGGAGGCCAAGCGCCTGGTCCTGGACGAGGTCAAAAAGGCCTGCCCCAACGGCGCCGTGGCTTTCTCGGGCGGGGAGTTCCTGCTCCGGAAAGACGCCCTGGAGCTCCTCAGCTATAACGCCAAACTGGGCCTCTATTCCTTCGTCAACACCAACGGCAAATTCCTCAACCGCGACCTGCTCAAGGCCATAAAGAAGGCCACCAATAACAAGGTCACCTTGGGATTATCGCTCGACTCCATCGACGACGGTATCCACCGGCAGACCCGGAGCGACAAGCCGTCCGAGACGCTGGAGCTGATAAAGCTGTGCGACCGGGAAAAGGTCGGTTACTTCTTCCTGGTAACCGTAACCAAGGCCAACCTGTCCGGTCTGGCCGAGACTATGGACTTCCTCAAGTCGCGCCGGATACCCATCATCCGCTCGCCCTTCGTGCCGCGCGGCGCCGGCAAAAGCGTCAATCATCTGGCTTTCGACCGCAACGATATGGCCAAAATCATCCATCCGGCACTGAAGGACAACTATCTCGGCTACGTCAGCTTTACCCCGTTCTTTGCCGCGCCCGAGTTCATGGTTAAGACCTGGCGCGAACTGGATATCCCCATCGCTAACCTAGGTTGCCAGGCCGGCCGCGGGTTCATCGGCATCTCGGCCGAAGGTAGCGTTGCGCCCTGCGTACATCTGCTCGACAGCGCGATTGACTGCGGTAATGTCCGGCGCAAACCGCTGTCCGAACTGCTCCGGACCGACCCGATCCTGTCCAGCCTGCAGGACGGCAGCCGGCTCAAGGGCAAATGCGGGCGTTGCCGCTACAAACACACCTGCGGCGGATGCCGGGCTCTGGCTTATTACGGCACCGGCGATTACCTGGCCGAAGACCCCACCTGCTTCTTCGAACCGCAGGACGAGAGCACCGTCTCCGAATACGAGGAAACATATAACCAAAATGTCTCTAAATTTCTCGATTTCGTCATTTACCACAAGCCCTGGAACCAGATATTCCGGCCGTTATCCGTATGGTCGCGCCTGAAGATACTGTCCAAGATTATCGCCGGGAAATAG
- a CDS encoding polysaccharide biosynthesis tyrosine autokinase: MATQYELSLQDYWRVIRKRRWVIIPAFIIIFIGTLTYSYLLPTVYEASSSIQYTEQKPFLATLTELVSYPIGDTMLSQAKVASSWSVMDITAREMGYVKDDTPTEEAQKIISRIQQSVTTSIEKDTNIIKISVRSSQGKEACDIANGVAEGYKKFNLVEKSKTVTQLRQTIENRLAQSKQKLDKTEEDMRRFKEQNPDVTGGANSIYANFEEAKKQRELMLSKFTDKHPEVVKLNNLIELYRKELARYPEKELNYSQLSRETVLYNGIYTDLRQRLERAHLDEAEKTSDVSIVNLASIPEAPVYPNKTKNQIIGIMLGLVVGVVLGFIIENLDTSIATIEEIESLLKIPVLGVIPFLSQVDRGHEKKGKTDLLSWLLGPPRRKNSPKDIQMIGEKQMSEHSLDIRSQLIFNYSPTSPITESYKTLRTNLLRITGAKEVSGAQATTTEAISAQGFVSNGKKGQIIIVTSTGPEEGKTVTALNLSISMAQKGEMVLLVDADMRKSVIHKVLGLEREPGLSDVLMGKTTADQAIRNITDALIGGLNWNVIVKTPGIDNLNIMTSGASVPNPAELLGSAEADNLLNKLKEKYNYIIMDCPPVLPVTDAMILGPKSDIITMVYRAGRTDKAALIRAKEQLTTAQIKIDGLILNHISPEIEISPTYYYHYYKDYSATKEK; the protein is encoded by the coding sequence ATGGCAACGCAATACGAACTGAGCCTGCAGGATTACTGGCGGGTTATCCGCAAGCGGCGATGGGTCATCATCCCGGCTTTTATCATCATCTTCATAGGCACGCTGACGTATTCATACCTGTTGCCCACGGTTTACGAGGCCTCGTCCAGCATCCAATATACCGAGCAAAAACCGTTCCTGGCCACCTTGACCGAATTGGTCAGCTACCCCATCGGCGATACGATGCTGTCGCAGGCCAAGGTGGCTTCGAGCTGGAGCGTAATGGATATCACGGCCCGTGAAATGGGGTATGTCAAGGATGATACGCCGACCGAAGAGGCCCAGAAGATTATTTCCAGGATACAACAATCGGTCACCACCAGCATTGAAAAAGACACCAATATAATCAAGATTTCGGTCCGCTCCAGCCAGGGCAAAGAGGCCTGTGACATCGCCAACGGCGTGGCTGAAGGCTATAAGAAGTTCAACCTGGTGGAAAAGAGCAAAACCGTAACCCAGTTGCGCCAGACCATCGAGAACCGGCTGGCCCAGTCAAAGCAAAAGCTGGACAAGACCGAAGAAGATATGCGGCGTTTCAAAGAGCAGAACCCGGACGTGACCGGCGGGGCTAATTCAATATACGCTAATTTCGAGGAAGCCAAGAAGCAGCGCGAGCTGATGTTGAGCAAGTTCACCGACAAGCACCCGGAAGTCGTCAAGCTCAACAACCTGATTGAATTATACCGCAAAGAACTGGCCCGCTATCCGGAGAAAGAACTGAACTATTCCCAGCTGTCGCGTGAAACGGTGCTTTATAACGGCATCTATACCGACCTGAGACAGAGGCTGGAACGGGCGCACCTGGATGAAGCGGAGAAAACATCCGACGTGAGCATCGTTAATTTAGCCAGTATACCGGAGGCTCCGGTTTATCCCAACAAAACCAAGAACCAGATTATCGGGATAATGCTGGGGCTGGTGGTCGGCGTGGTGCTGGGATTCATCATAGAGAACCTGGATACATCCATCGCCACGATTGAAGAGATAGAATCGCTTTTGAAGATACCCGTTCTGGGTGTAATTCCATTCCTATCCCAGGTTGACCGGGGACACGAGAAGAAAGGGAAAACCGACCTGCTTTCGTGGTTGCTAGGGCCACCCCGCCGAAAGAACTCGCCTAAGGACATCCAGATGATCGGGGAAAAACAGATGAGCGAGCATTCGCTGGACATCCGTTCCCAGCTGATTTTCAATTACAGCCCGACCTCGCCGATTACCGAATCTTACAAAACCCTGAGGACCAATCTGCTAAGGATTACCGGGGCTAAGGAGGTCTCTGGCGCGCAGGCAACCACCACCGAGGCTATCAGCGCCCAGGGGTTTGTCAGCAACGGTAAGAAGGGGCAAATAATCATCGTCACCTCCACCGGGCCGGAAGAAGGCAAAACCGTCACGGCGCTTAACCTGAGCATATCCATGGCCCAGAAAGGCGAGATGGTTTTGCTGGTTGACGCCGATATGCGCAAATCGGTCATTCATAAGGTGCTCGGATTGGAAAGAGAACCGGGCCTGAGCGATGTCTTGATGGGCAAAACCACGGCTGACCAAGCCATCCGCAATATTACCGACGCGCTCATCGGCGGGCTGAACTGGAATGTCATCGTTAAAACACCGGGCATAGACAACCTTAACATAATGACCTCCGGCGCAAGCGTTCCGAATCCGGCGGAGCTTTTAGGCTCGGCTGAGGCGGACAACCTGCTTAATAAACTGAAGGAAAAATACAATTACATAATAATGGACTGTCCGCCGGTATTACCGGTAACGGACGCTATGATTCTCGGGCCGAAGAGCGATATCATCACCATGGTTTACCGGGCCGGGCGCACCGACAAGGCGGCCCTGATTCGGGCCAAGGAACAGTTGACCACCGCCCAGATTAAAATCGACGGGCTGATTCTTAACCATATCTCGCCGGAAATCGAAATCTCCCCCACCTATTATTACCACTACTACAAGGATTACTCCGCAACTAAAGAGAAATAA
- a CDS encoding helix-turn-helix domain-containing protein: MDDMQCTTGVKELDNFIGGVKLGDNLVWEIDSGVPVQFFVSNYLQDSTKGTSKAVFVSFNASPQTVLDRLGKLKSLKNLVLVDCFTSGKGNDEAIFSRFYKSAWKKYDARVIHVKDPSDPEKLRKVINEFVLENNPCGRYVFDSLTGMLELWGNESSVLKFFTRSCPCLYDLKALAYWLLETRAHSETFLANIKHITQVIIELDIDAGQNTLTIHKAYDRTSPGIGVPRYFMIENDLLKFGPKVERLPRQLKGEKLLEQIGNKIKTERIKLNLSQGELAKRVDLTTSAISQIESGLFIPSLNVLLRIMDNLGMKIDDLLIPYR, encoded by the coding sequence ATGGATGATATGCAATGCACAACCGGCGTAAAAGAGCTTGATAATTTTATCGGCGGCGTGAAATTGGGCGATAACCTGGTCTGGGAAATAGATTCCGGCGTGCCGGTCCAGTTTTTCGTTTCCAATTATTTGCAAGACTCGACCAAGGGAACGTCCAAAGCCGTTTTCGTTAGTTTTAATGCTTCGCCACAGACCGTCCTCGACCGGTTAGGGAAGCTTAAGTCATTGAAAAACCTGGTTCTGGTAGATTGTTTTACGTCAGGCAAGGGCAATGACGAAGCTATATTTTCCAGGTTCTATAAATCGGCGTGGAAAAAATATGATGCCAGGGTCATTCATGTAAAAGATCCTTCTGACCCGGAAAAACTGAGGAAAGTCATTAATGAATTCGTCCTGGAAAATAATCCCTGCGGCCGTTATGTCTTTGACAGCCTGACCGGCATGCTCGAGTTATGGGGAAACGAAAGCAGCGTTCTGAAATTCTTTACCCGTTCCTGCCCGTGCCTTTATGATTTAAAGGCTTTGGCCTACTGGCTCCTGGAAACCAGGGCTCACTCGGAAACGTTTCTGGCTAATATCAAGCACATCACCCAGGTAATAATAGAATTGGATATCGATGCGGGGCAAAACACCTTGACTATCCATAAGGCATATGATCGGACCAGCCCCGGGATAGGCGTGCCCCGTTATTTCATGATTGAAAACGATTTGTTGAAGTTCGGACCCAAGGTTGAAAGGTTGCCCAGGCAGTTAAAAGGCGAAAAGCTGCTGGAGCAAATCGGTAATAAGATTAAGACCGAAAGGATTAAACTTAATTTATCCCAGGGGGAATTGGCTAAACGGGTCGATTTGACCACCAGCGCCATTTCCCAGATTGAATCCGGCTTGTTCATTCCGTCGCTCAACGTTCTGCTCAGGATTATGGATAACCTGGGAATGAAGATTGACGACCTTTTGATTCCTTATAGGTAG
- a CDS encoding MATE family efflux transporter yields MTELGQPKPIDSILVRKEVFKLAWPIMLQNTLMIMTLIVDTIMLGHYKTTSLAATGIGTPINLMVRLVLMCIPITATAMVSRAIGEGNKEKANINASMALMVGLALGGLVSLGGAFGARVMTGFFLDINSELGQEAITYLSITLSAFVMSYVFLIGTAILRAASDTKTALIITIFSNLLNVLGNYLLIFGKLGFPEWGIRGAAIATAAAWSVECVCMLLVLFIGKAHIKIKASHFLKITKGMFTTLMRISMPAALEPFLAHIGSLLFLKIVATFGAVSLATHHILLRIEGFSFMPAMGLSMAAGALFGQVLGAKELGKTGLIRKESLRLTIIIMGSMGILFIIFRRFIISGFTGDMDIRELGALCLIIAAVEQPIIGYAMIHQGVLRGAGDTRSTLYVNVMGVWLVRLPLAYLLAVTFNMGLLGVWLVMPVDWLFRSFIFSLVYKGGRWKRINI; encoded by the coding sequence ATGACTGAGTTAGGCCAACCAAAACCCATCGACTCCATCTTGGTGCGCAAGGAGGTATTCAAGCTTGCCTGGCCGATAATGCTCCAGAACACGCTGATGATAATGACGCTGATTGTCGATACCATCATGCTAGGCCATTACAAAACCACTTCGCTGGCGGCCACCGGCATCGGCACTCCGATTAACCTGATGGTCCGGCTGGTACTGATGTGCATTCCCATCACAGCTACGGCTATGGTATCCCGAGCTATCGGCGAGGGCAATAAAGAAAAGGCCAATATCAACGCGTCTATGGCCTTGATGGTCGGACTGGCATTGGGCGGACTGGTTTCGCTGGGTGGAGCATTCGGAGCGCGGGTTATGACCGGGTTCTTCCTGGATATCAATTCGGAGCTGGGGCAAGAGGCAATCACTTACCTAAGCATCACCCTTTCGGCCTTCGTGATGAGTTATGTCTTCCTGATAGGCACGGCCATCCTGCGGGCGGCCAGCGACACCAAGACGGCGCTGATTATCACCATATTTTCCAACCTACTCAATGTGCTGGGCAATTACCTGCTTATCTTCGGCAAACTGGGATTCCCAGAATGGGGCATCAGGGGCGCGGCTATCGCCACGGCCGCGGCCTGGAGCGTCGAGTGCGTCTGTATGCTGTTGGTGCTGTTCATAGGCAAGGCACATATAAAAATAAAGGCGTCGCACTTCCTTAAAATAACTAAGGGTATGTTCACCACACTAATGCGCATAAGCATGCCGGCGGCGCTGGAGCCGTTTCTGGCGCATATCGGGTCGCTGTTATTTCTCAAGATTGTGGCCACCTTCGGGGCGGTGTCGCTGGCTACGCACCATATCCTGCTCCGGATAGAAGGGTTTTCGTTTATGCCGGCGATGGGATTGTCCATGGCGGCGGGAGCGTTGTTCGGCCAGGTGCTCGGCGCCAAGGAACTGGGCAAGACCGGGCTGATACGCAAGGAATCGCTCCGGCTGACCATCATCATCATGGGTTCGATGGGGATTCTGTTCATCATTTTCCGCAGGTTTATCATCAGCGGGTTCACCGGGGATATGGATATCCGCGAACTGGGCGCGTTATGCCTGATTATCGCGGCCGTAGAACAACCCATCATCGGCTATGCCATGATTCATCAGGGCGTGCTCCGGGGCGCCGGCGATACCAGAAGCACCCTTTATGTCAATGTCATGGGCGTCTGGCTGGTCCGACTGCCGCTGGCTTACCTGCTGGCCGTCACGTTCAATATGGGTCTGCTCGGGGTGTGGCTGGTTATGCCGGTCGACTGGCTGTTCCGCTCGTTTATCTTCAGCCTGGTTTACAAGGGCGGACGCTGGAAAAGAATAAACATCTAG
- a CDS encoding radical SAM protein, translating into MKILLIKPRWFVKGGVYRYLEKIKFAPLHIAVIAALSEGHDVKLVDNDWEDIPYQERFDLVGITATTFTSERVYQIARHFRRQGSKVVLGGVHPTLLPDECLKHADAVVVGEAEYVWSELLKDMAAGRLKKVYHNPTPVDMDHVPFPRRDLLNEDYRVATIQATRGCPNTCNFCYLASMPWAAYRKRDINLVYEELKQLKQKVFFFVDDNLFGDEEYVIKLCERIAPLKKAWSVQAPMNIANNERMLSKMKQAGCFNVQIGFQTVNPSSLEWASIRQNKVEKYRSVVNKLHRHNILVVGFFIFGFDYDDKRIFDRTLGIIKQLDLDDAHLYILTPYPGTKLYDKFKQEGRLLAGKDRTHYGWVSAVYQPKLMSPGELERGVQQMYQKLYSHMRARAPFKMFRRLGLFLRNPRLLKLVIEGTLQDSDISKQVVPDDLS; encoded by the coding sequence ATGAAGATACTGCTTATCAAGCCCCGCTGGTTTGTCAAAGGCGGGGTTTATCGTTATTTGGAAAAGATAAAATTCGCCCCGCTCCATATCGCCGTCATCGCCGCGCTCTCCGAAGGGCACGACGTCAAGCTGGTTGATAACGACTGGGAAGACATTCCCTACCAAGAACGGTTTGACCTGGTCGGTATCACCGCCACCACCTTTACCTCGGAGCGGGTCTACCAGATTGCCCGGCACTTCCGCCGGCAGGGCAGCAAGGTGGTGCTGGGCGGCGTTCATCCGACCCTCTTGCCCGACGAATGCCTCAAGCACGCCGATGCCGTAGTGGTCGGCGAGGCCGAATACGTCTGGTCCGAACTCTTGAAAGATATGGCCGCCGGCCGGCTGAAAAAGGTCTACCACAACCCGACGCCGGTGGATATGGATCACGTGCCTTTCCCACGGCGCGATTTATTGAACGAAGACTACCGCGTCGCCACCATCCAGGCCACCCGCGGCTGTCCCAACACCTGCAACTTCTGCTACCTGGCCAGTATGCCCTGGGCGGCTTACCGCAAGCGCGACATCAACCTGGTTTACGAAGAACTCAAACAACTCAAACAGAAGGTGTTTTTCTTCGTGGATGACAACCTCTTCGGCGACGAAGAATACGTCATCAAGCTGTGCGAGCGCATTGCGCCGCTCAAAAAGGCCTGGTCAGTTCAGGCGCCTATGAACATCGCCAATAATGAGCGGATGCTCAGCAAGATGAAGCAAGCCGGCTGTTTCAATGTCCAGATAGGCTTCCAGACCGTTAACCCCTCGTCCCTGGAATGGGCATCCATCAGGCAGAACAAGGTCGAAAAATACAGGTCCGTGGTCAATAAACTGCACCGGCACAACATCCTGGTGGTCGGGTTCTTTATCTTCGGGTTCGACTACGACGACAAGCGCATATTCGACCGGACGCTCGGCATCATCAAACAGCTGGACTTGGACGACGCCCATCTTTACATCCTGACGCCGTATCCGGGCACAAAGTTATACGATAAGTTTAAGCAGGAAGGCCGCCTGCTGGCCGGTAAGGACCGCACACACTACGGCTGGGTCAGCGCCGTTTATCAGCCCAAGCTGATGAGTCCCGGCGAACTCGAGCGCGGCGTCCAGCAGATGTACCAAAAACTCTACAGCCATATGCGGGCCAGGGCGCCGTTCAAGATGTTCCGGCGGCTGGGGCTGTTCCTGCGCAATCCCCGGCTCCTGAAATTGGTCATCGAAGGCACCTTGCAGGACAGCGATATCTCCAAACAGGTCGTGCCCGACGACTTAAGCTAA
- a CDS encoding ammonium transporter, translating into MFDIGNTGFMLIATSLVMLMTPGLAFFYGGLVGRKNVLAIMIQSFVSMGVTTIIWVFVGWSLCFSGDHFGIIGDLGQSLLNGITPLSVWSPTNNIPTLVVVAYQMMFAIITPALITGAFANRIRFKAYLLFLVGWLVLVYFPFVHMVWGGGLLQQWGVLDFAGGIVVHNIAGMAALASVLYVGKRQSPDQLHSVPLIALGTGLLWFGWYGFNAGSELKVDSITGLAFLNTDIAASFAAPTWLLLAWIFEKKPKFVGLLTGAVAGLATITPAAGYVSTTSAAIIGTVAGAVCYFAVMLKNKLKWDDALDVWGVHGVGGMIGIIMLGIMGSKLINPAGADGLLYGNSSFFFKQLVAIVISSIYAFGITYIMLVVINKITPVKVEKQEEINGLDETLHGEQAYL; encoded by the coding sequence ATGTTTGATATCGGCAATACCGGGTTTATGCTTATCGCCACAAGCTTGGTTATGTTAATGACCCCGGGGCTGGCTTTTTTCTACGGCGGCTTGGTGGGCCGGAAAAACGTCCTGGCCATAATGATCCAGAGTTTCGTTTCCATGGGCGTTACCACCATTATTTGGGTCTTTGTGGGCTGGTCGTTATGTTTCAGCGGTGATCATTTCGGAATCATAGGCGATTTGGGCCAATCACTTCTTAATGGGATAACGCCTTTATCGGTTTGGTCGCCTACCAATAATATCCCGACCCTGGTGGTGGTGGCATATCAGATGATGTTTGCCATTATCACGCCAGCCCTGATAACCGGCGCCTTTGCCAACAGGATTAGGTTTAAAGCCTACCTGTTGTTCCTGGTCGGCTGGCTGGTCCTGGTTTATTTCCCCTTTGTCCATATGGTCTGGGGCGGCGGATTGCTTCAGCAATGGGGCGTTCTGGACTTTGCCGGCGGTATCGTCGTTCATAACATTGCCGGTATGGCCGCGCTGGCTTCGGTATTATATGTAGGCAAAAGGCAATCGCCCGACCAATTACACAGCGTTCCCCTGATAGCCTTGGGCACTGGGTTGCTCTGGTTCGGCTGGTATGGCTTTAACGCCGGAAGCGAACTAAAGGTCGATTCCATTACCGGTCTGGCTTTCTTGAATACGGATATCGCCGCTTCGTTTGCCGCCCCGACATGGCTTTTGCTGGCCTGGATATTCGAGAAGAAGCCTAAGTTTGTAGGCCTATTGACCGGCGCGGTGGCCGGACTGGCCACCATTACACCGGCGGCCGGCTACGTTTCCACAACCAGCGCCGCCATTATCGGCACTGTGGCCGGTGCAGTATGTTATTTCGCAGTGATGCTCAAGAATAAATTAAAGTGGGATGATGCGTTGGACGTCTGGGGCGTGCACGGCGTCGGCGGAATGATAGGCATCATCATGCTCGGTATCATGGGATCAAAACTCATTAATCCTGCTGGAGCTGACGGATTACTGTATGGGAATTCTTCGTTCTTCTTCAAGCAACTCGTGGCTATCGTGATCAGTTCCATATACGCTTTTGGAATTACTTATATCATGCTGGTGGTGATTAACAAGATTACGCCGGTAAAGGTCGAGAAACAGGAAGAAATAAACGGATTGGACGAAACATTGCACGGCGAGCAGGCCTATCTGTAG
- a CDS encoding tetratricopeptide repeat protein: MLDTEKLFTKAQEAFDKRNYDYAADLAKQIVELEPGHPKARHILRTSQIRKCESQGLRPSAVNAVISAFVPFMKVTIFKAMKNNVKLLPAAEDFISKNPYSVWVRTALADALQNLNYLESAINEFEGVAMIAPKQLHVLKSLGKLYIQVKDGRKAQQYFQAVLSLNPSDLDAPRALKDIAALSTLKEGGWSDAKSSRDLIKDKKGAIQLERETQIVKDSEISGEVVRISKMIAENPESLDNIKHYKKIAELCQRQFKYTEAIDAYNKLGKLNPNDATVKTKIGDIKILMFDAEIKKIQQKLQADPNNQPVKQALQKARQDKRLFQIEEYRKRVQDHPTDLALRYHLGAVLYANGNIDEATSEFQNSVRDPKRKIDSFIYIGRCFMAKKIYDMAISQFEKALESGSLTPEQNKDIHYNLAASHEANQNIPKALEEFKKILEIDINYKDTMKKVEQIQQKMNTTAK, translated from the coding sequence ATGTTAGATACTGAAAAACTGTTTACCAAGGCACAGGAAGCGTTCGACAAGCGCAATTACGATTATGCGGCGGACCTGGCCAAGCAAATCGTAGAACTTGAACCGGGGCATCCCAAAGCGCGCCATATCCTAAGAACTTCGCAAATCAGGAAATGCGAATCCCAGGGCCTGCGCCCTTCGGCAGTCAACGCCGTCATTTCCGCGTTTGTGCCATTCATGAAGGTCACCATTTTTAAGGCGATGAAAAACAATGTCAAACTGCTCCCGGCCGCCGAAGACTTCATAAGCAAGAACCCGTATAGCGTTTGGGTCAGGACCGCACTGGCCGACGCTTTACAGAACCTGAACTATCTGGAAAGCGCAATCAATGAATTTGAAGGCGTGGCTATGATTGCGCCCAAGCAGCTGCATGTGCTTAAGTCACTGGGGAAATTATATATCCAGGTTAAGGACGGACGGAAAGCCCAGCAATATTTCCAGGCGGTGCTTTCGCTTAATCCTTCCGACCTGGACGCGCCCAGAGCCCTAAAGGATATCGCGGCGTTATCAACATTAAAAGAAGGCGGCTGGTCCGATGCCAAGTCGTCACGCGACCTTATCAAGGATAAGAAGGGGGCCATCCAGCTTGAGCGCGAAACACAGATTGTCAAAGATTCCGAAATAAGCGGCGAAGTGGTGCGCATTAGTAAAATGATTGCCGAAAACCCGGAGAGCCTTGATAACATCAAGCACTATAAGAAAATAGCCGAGCTTTGCCAGCGGCAGTTTAAATACACCGAAGCCATTGACGCCTATAATAAATTGGGAAAACTCAACCCCAATGACGCTACGGTTAAAACAAAGATAGGCGACATCAAAATACTGATGTTCGATGCCGAGATTAAGAAAATCCAGCAAAAGCTCCAGGCTGACCCCAATAATCAGCCGGTAAAACAGGCCTTGCAGAAAGCCCGCCAGGACAAAAGGCTGTTCCAGATTGAGGAATACCGGAAACGGGTTCAGGACCACCCGACGGATTTGGCGCTGCGCTATCATTTAGGCGCGGTGTTATACGCTAACGGCAATATTGATGAGGCCACCTCGGAGTTCCAAAATTCGGTGCGCGACCCCAAGCGCAAGATTGATTCGTTCATCTACATCGGCCGCTGCTTCATGGCCAAAAAAATATACGATATGGCGATTTCCCAGTTCGAAAAAGCGCTTGAGTCCGGGTCCTTAACGCCGGAACAGAATAAGGATATCCATTATAATCTGGCGGCCAGCCACGAAGCTAATCAAAACATCCCCAAAGCGCTGGAAGAGTTCAAGAAGATATTAGAGATTGACATTAACTATAAAGATACAATGAAGAAAGTAGAACAGATTCAGCAGAAAATGAACACAACTGCTAAATAA
- a CDS encoding proline dehydrogenase family protein: MNPMKDMFLFLSRQTLLQKMLSTSGPFKIISKRFICGETLEEGTKGICHLNDSGISVTLDHLGESVFLESESLVAVKEYIEMLDCINQKKLNATVSLKLTQMGLDIKEELCLANLRRIMQKAQLHKNKVTIDMESSDYTDITIKIYKRMLQEGFNNAGIVIQSYLRRTEDDIRNMLSFGPRVRLCKGAYKEPKAVAFPKKSDVDKNYIKMLEIMFEKPSLDKGTYPEIATHDEKIINWVLEHAKKNNIPNDKFEFQMLYGIRRDLQDKLNQQGYRMRVYVPYGTHWYPYFMRRLAERPANLVFIMKSMLYR, from the coding sequence ATGAACCCGATGAAAGATATGTTCCTGTTCCTGTCCCGGCAGACCCTGCTCCAGAAAATGCTCTCCACTTCCGGCCCGTTCAAGATTATTTCCAAGCGCTTCATCTGCGGCGAGACGCTCGAAGAAGGCACCAAGGGCATCTGCCACCTCAACGATAGCGGTATCAGCGTCACGCTCGACCATCTGGGCGAAAGCGTTTTCCTGGAATCCGAATCGCTGGTGGCCGTCAAGGAATATATCGAAATGCTCGACTGCATCAACCAGAAAAAACTCAACGCCACCGTCTCACTCAAGCTCACCCAGATGGGCCTGGATATCAAGGAAGAGCTTTGCCTGGCGAACCTGCGCCGGATAATGCAGAAGGCCCAGCTCCACAAGAACAAGGTTACTATAGACATGGAATCGTCCGACTATACCGACATTACCATCAAGATATACAAACGGATGCTTCAGGAAGGGTTCAACAACGCCGGTATCGTCATCCAGTCCTACCTCAGGCGCACCGAAGACGACATCCGCAATATGCTGTCCTTCGGGCCAAGGGTGCGGCTGTGCAAAGGCGCCTACAAAGAACCCAAGGCCGTGGCCTTTCCCAAAAAGTCCGACGTTGATAAGAACTACATCAAGATGCTGGAAATAATGTTCGAAAAGCCGTCTCTGGACAAAGGCACCTATCCCGAAATCGCCACCCACGACGAAAAGATAATCAACTGGGTCCTGGAACACGCCAAAAAGAATAACATCCCCAACGACAAGTTCGAATTCCAGATGCTCTACGGCATCCGGCGCGACCTGCAGGACAAGCTCAACCAGCAGGGCTACCGGATGAGGGTCTACGTCCCGTACGGCACGCACTGGTATCCCTATTTCATGCGCCGCCTGGCCGAACGCCCGGCCAACCTGGTCTTCATTATGAAGAGCATGCTCTATAGGTGA